Proteins encoded in a region of the Teredinibacter purpureus genome:
- a CDS encoding transglutaminase family protein: MVLNQFKIFQKLTLRVGRGAQATDRFTSSFVSRETLAWVVFAQGFAILPLFLHLPLWLSIIWASAVFTRIQTFRGVWPFPSTFIKLLFGISGATALYLSFGGRMGVEVMISFLLLSFVLKLIEMRNRIDVLIVLYIGFVTIAAHLLLSPTIWGSAYSLFTCGVLLAALRSVFQHRKVNVRERLWSGFSVLLQALPVMLILFLVMPRLGQLWAVPSMSESSKTGFSDSMSPGDISDLIESDEIVFRATFKNGPIPEPHQRYWRGLVLEQFDGRKWQRVSTGWMGRESGSQPAEKAHSKWGLITPSDSGTTFNYSVLLEPHHYQWMFTLMAPLEAYSPSVQTLFNEQVLLLSALPITGRTYYEVVSTLDYKLTPSALDERVRKRNLALPEKGNVQARAMAQEWVEDGLAATDVIERINDLYSQRFTYTLRPPMLGENSVDDFMFQTQRGFCEHFSSSFVFLARAAGIPARVVLGYQGGHYREEDRYIVVRQSDAHAWAEVWLEGSGWTRIDPTAAVSPLRIERALHEAVDSTESSLVGGAFLRIRALSWLADVRNRWEEFDYLWQTNVLGYDGDTQGGILQRLLGGTDPWRVALFFVGGIGGMLSLYYIWSFLRFKRPQQAPELRLLLAALRRLERHGIRRSPQETPVAFAQKVAKEKPALAPVVNKVVSLYCSIVYQPIGTDRKALIAQLRLESQKIR, encoded by the coding sequence ATGGTCTTAAATCAATTCAAAATTTTTCAAAAGCTGACCCTTCGCGTTGGGAGGGGCGCGCAGGCGACCGATCGTTTTACCTCCAGTTTTGTTAGTCGAGAAACGTTGGCATGGGTGGTTTTCGCGCAAGGTTTTGCCATTCTACCGCTTTTTTTACATCTACCATTATGGCTGTCAATAATATGGGCCTCGGCTGTTTTTACTCGTATTCAAACTTTTCGAGGTGTTTGGCCTTTTCCTAGTACGTTTATAAAATTACTGTTCGGCATTTCGGGAGCTACAGCTTTATATTTAAGCTTTGGTGGACGCATGGGCGTAGAGGTGATGATTAGTTTTTTATTGTTATCGTTTGTGCTCAAACTTATCGAAATGCGCAATAGAATTGATGTGCTTATTGTGTTGTATATTGGCTTCGTAACCATAGCAGCACACTTGTTATTGTCACCCACTATTTGGGGGAGTGCATATAGCTTATTTACCTGTGGCGTTTTGTTGGCGGCCTTACGGTCGGTGTTTCAGCACCGCAAGGTTAACGTTCGCGAACGCCTGTGGTCGGGCTTTTCTGTTCTACTGCAGGCTTTGCCTGTTATGTTGATTCTGTTCTTGGTTATGCCACGGCTGGGGCAGCTTTGGGCTGTGCCCTCAATGAGTGAGTCGAGCAAAACGGGGTTTAGTGATTCAATGTCACCCGGGGATATTAGCGATTTAATTGAGTCTGATGAAATTGTTTTTCGGGCAACGTTTAAAAATGGCCCCATTCCGGAACCTCATCAACGTTATTGGCGAGGGTTGGTGCTTGAACAATTTGATGGGCGTAAGTGGCAGCGGGTTAGTACGGGGTGGATGGGGCGTGAATCAGGTAGTCAGCCAGCAGAGAAAGCACACAGTAAATGGGGTTTGATTACGCCCTCTGACAGTGGAACAACATTTAATTACTCCGTACTGCTAGAACCCCATCATTACCAATGGATGTTCACCTTAATGGCGCCATTAGAGGCGTATTCGCCTAGCGTACAAACATTGTTTAACGAGCAAGTATTACTGTTAAGTGCACTGCCAATTACTGGACGCACGTATTACGAAGTGGTTTCGACCCTTGATTACAAGCTTACACCTAGCGCACTTGATGAGCGTGTACGTAAACGCAATTTGGCTCTGCCTGAAAAGGGCAACGTACAGGCGCGTGCGATGGCTCAGGAGTGGGTTGAAGACGGCCTTGCCGCTACTGACGTTATTGAGCGCATAAACGACCTCTATAGCCAACGCTTTACCTATACGTTGCGGCCACCCATGCTGGGTGAAAACTCTGTAGATGATTTTATGTTTCAAACCCAGCGAGGGTTTTGCGAACATTTTTCTTCCAGTTTTGTCTTTCTTGCCCGCGCAGCAGGCATTCCTGCGCGTGTAGTATTGGGGTATCAGGGCGGTCATTACAGAGAAGAGGATCGATACATAGTGGTTCGACAATCGGATGCCCATGCGTGGGCGGAAGTCTGGCTGGAGGGCTCTGGCTGGACACGAATCGATCCAACAGCAGCTGTTTCCCCGCTGAGAATCGAGCGCGCCTTACATGAGGCTGTAGACAGTACAGAATCATCTTTAGTGGGAGGGGCTTTTCTTCGTATAAGAGCCTTGTCTTGGCTGGCGGATGTACGGAATAGATGGGAAGAATTTGATTACCTTTGGCAAACAAATGTACTTGGCTATGATGGCGATACACAGGGCGGTATTCTCCAGCGTTTACTGGGGGGAACGGACCCTTGGCGGGTTGCCCTTTTTTTTGTTGGTGGAATTGGGGGCATGTTGTCGCTCTATTATATTTGGAGCTTCTTACGCTTTAAGCGCCCACAGCAGGCGCCAGAATTACGCCTATTACTGGCTGCGCTGCGACGTTTAGAGAGGCACGGTATTAGGCGTTCCCCTCAAGAAACACCCGTGGCGTTTGCCCAAAAGGTGGCGAAAGAGAAGCCTGCTTTAGCACCCGTCGTGAATAAGGTTGTGAGCCTATACTGTTCTATTGTTTACCAACCTATAGGGACGGATAGAAAAGCGCTTATTGCGCAATTACGTCTTGAATCTCAGAAAATACGTTAA
- a CDS encoding DUF58 domain-containing protein → MSDEASPVSDQEVRKHGFILRTIERHFFRYVDRHVPPANYHRIDRKKLYILPSKRGAAFIIVIIVLWLLGTNYQNNLVLALSFLMISVFVVTILNTHQNLSSLSIEYAGTSSAFAGEDVEFVFTLTNHSRRYMESVEIGWQTGGHLVANIDVHPYESIKIRIPQKSLKRGWQQPGRMRLQSYFPLGIVKCWSWLSWDITALIYPAPIEVPLPSSCKADAEGNGLHPIKGGEDFSGIREYRPGDSLKHIAWRAYAQEKGLYSKEFSQNVSQERWIIFSDIAPQDVELKLSAMCYWALQFSLDDEEYGIVLPADIISPDRGENHRRKVLETLARYEA, encoded by the coding sequence ATGAGTGACGAAGCAAGTCCGGTTTCTGATCAGGAGGTTCGAAAACACGGGTTTATTCTGCGTACTATCGAACGCCACTTTTTCCGTTATGTAGATCGCCACGTGCCGCCTGCTAATTATCACCGTATTGATCGAAAAAAACTGTATATTCTTCCGTCAAAGCGCGGCGCTGCGTTTATTATCGTCATTATCGTTTTGTGGTTGCTAGGCACGAATTACCAGAATAATTTAGTACTGGCACTTTCCTTTTTAATGATTAGTGTTTTCGTGGTTACTATTCTTAATACTCACCAAAATCTATCATCGTTATCCATTGAATATGCCGGAACATCGTCAGCATTTGCCGGTGAGGATGTTGAATTTGTATTTACACTGACCAATCATTCAAGGCGATATATGGAAAGTGTTGAGATTGGTTGGCAAACGGGAGGGCATCTCGTTGCCAATATTGATGTGCACCCTTACGAATCGATAAAAATCCGTATTCCACAGAAATCGCTTAAACGAGGCTGGCAGCAACCGGGGCGCATGCGGTTGCAGAGTTATTTTCCGCTTGGCATTGTAAAGTGTTGGTCGTGGCTCAGTTGGGATATCACGGCATTAATCTATCCCGCTCCTATAGAAGTACCATTGCCGAGTTCTTGCAAAGCGGATGCAGAAGGTAATGGATTACACCCCATAAAAGGTGGCGAAGATTTTAGTGGTATTCGTGAGTATCGCCCAGGTGATTCTTTAAAACATATAGCGTGGCGGGCGTACGCGCAAGAAAAAGGGCTTTATTCTAAAGAATTTAGCCAGAATGTCTCTCAAGAACGCTGGATAATATTTAGCGATATTGCACCGCAAGACGTCGAGTTAAAACTTTCGGCGATGTGCTACTGGGCATTGCAGTTTAGCCTTGACGATGAAGAATACGGTATTGTTTTGCCCGCAGATATTATCTCGCCAGACCGAGGTGAGAATCATCGACGTAAAGTGCTTGAGACGCTTGCGCGTTACGAGGCCTAG
- a CDS encoding ammonium transporter → MKTCLRALCLLGLVLPAVATADELNSGNTAWILTSTALVLFMTLPGLALFYGGLVRTKNILSVLMQCFAIACVASLVWLFVGYSLAFGEGNLIIGDMSKAFFAVVGKDSMSGDIPEPLFAMFQMTFVIITPALIVGAFAERMKFSSVLIFSLFWILAVYVPVCHWVWGGGWLAQMGVLDFAGGTVVHITAGVAALVVALMIGNRKGFPETAMPPHNMTMTVTGAGMLWVGWFGFNAGSALAANGDAAMAMLVTHISAAAGALAWMSMEWSKFGKPSVLGIVTGMVAGLGTITPASGFVGPMGALVIGLTAGVVCFYATQFIKRKLVIDDSLDVFPVHGVGGILGTLAVGVFSSTQLGVFSGFGFAEGIESIGEQLGAQAIGVVVTALYTAVVTYLLVKLTGLLTGGIRVDTDEETQGLDIVLHEESGYKY, encoded by the coding sequence ATGAAAACTTGTCTTCGCGCACTCTGCTTGCTTGGTCTGGTGCTTCCGGCAGTGGCTACTGCCGATGAATTGAATTCGGGCAATACAGCCTGGATTCTAACGTCCACAGCTTTAGTGTTGTTTATGACATTACCGGGTCTTGCGTTGTTCTACGGCGGCTTGGTAAGAACAAAAAATATTCTGTCTGTATTAATGCAATGCTTTGCGATCGCGTGTGTAGCGTCATTGGTTTGGCTGTTTGTTGGTTATTCCCTCGCGTTTGGTGAAGGCAATCTCATTATTGGTGATATGAGCAAAGCCTTTTTTGCTGTAGTGGGCAAAGATTCTATGAGTGGCGATATCCCTGAGCCGCTGTTCGCTATGTTTCAAATGACTTTTGTGATTATTACGCCAGCGCTCATAGTCGGTGCTTTCGCTGAGCGTATGAAATTTTCATCGGTGTTAATTTTCAGTTTATTCTGGATCTTGGCGGTTTACGTTCCTGTGTGTCATTGGGTTTGGGGCGGCGGTTGGCTAGCTCAAATGGGCGTATTGGACTTCGCCGGTGGTACGGTTGTACATATTACCGCTGGGGTTGCCGCGTTGGTTGTTGCACTAATGATAGGCAATCGAAAAGGTTTTCCTGAAACGGCTATGCCACCGCACAATATGACTATGACCGTTACTGGCGCGGGAATGTTATGGGTAGGATGGTTCGGCTTTAATGCTGGTAGTGCGCTCGCGGCTAATGGTGATGCCGCAATGGCAATGCTGGTTACGCACATATCGGCGGCGGCTGGTGCGTTGGCTTGGATGTCCATGGAGTGGTCAAAGTTTGGCAAGCCAAGTGTATTAGGCATTGTGACGGGTATGGTTGCAGGCTTAGGTACGATCACACCCGCTTCGGGTTTTGTTGGCCCGATGGGCGCTTTAGTTATTGGTCTTACGGCGGGTGTTGTTTGTTTTTATGCCACGCAATTTATCAAGCGTAAGCTGGTCATAGACGATTCTCTAGATGTGTTCCCTGTCCACGGTGTGGGTGGCATTTTAGGTACTTTGGCTGTAGGTGTATTTTCATCAACGCAACTGGGTGTGTTCTCCGGTTTTGGTTTTGCCGAAGGTATAGAATCTATTGGGGAGCAGCTAGGAGCTCAAGCGATAGGTGTTGTAGTAACAGCGTTGTATACAGCCGTTGTCACTTATCTATTAGTGAAATTGACGGGCTTGTTGACTGGCGGTATTCGAGTTGATACCGACGAAGAAACGCAAGGCCTAGATATAGTGCTACACGAAGAAAGTGGTTATAAGTACTAA